The DNA segment GAGTACGACACTGATCGGTGGGACGTATGAGGTCGCGATTCCGCGCCGCCGCAGGACGAGATGGATGAGCGCCCGCCCCGTTCGTCCGTTTCCGTCACCGAATGGGTGAATCGTCTCGAACTGAGCGTGCACCAGCGCCGCCTGAACGAGCGGCGGGAGGGACTCTTCACCGATCGCATCACAGAGATCTTCGAGCAAAGGCACCACGTCCTCCGGCGGGGGTGGGACGAAGTCCGCGCCGCAAGGGTTGTAGTCGTTGCCGCCGATCCAGTTCTGGCCCGTCCGGAGCACTCCGGCAATCCGCGAGTTGGGAGACCCCGCCATCAGCTCCCCGTGAATCTCGCGCAGGTGATCGACGCCGATCCGCCCCGCCGAGGCCGCCCGATGGATGGCGGCCTCCATCGCATCGATGTTGCCGAGCACCTCCCGGACGGTTGGAGCCACCCTTCCACCGGTCTCGAGTATCGCCTCGCCGCGGGCAAGCGCGCGGATCCCAACCTGCATGCCCTCCACCCTGGAAGAGGCGATCGACTCGGTGCGGAGCAGCAGTCGCGCCAGGGGAGCGAGCGCCGGAGACACGCCGGCATTCAGACGCATGATCGCCTGCTCGGCGTCCGAGACGACGCCGGCCACGGAGGCGGGGAGGGCGAAGTCGTTCCCCGCGAGAGTCTCGGGGACGAACGCGTCGTACCGGCAGGATTTGCGGTAGCGGGACGGGGCGTAGACGCTCGGGTCCCACACCCAGGTCTTTCCGACGAAACAACCGCGCATGCTGAACCATGCTCCGGAGTTAGTTCAGTTTACTATGTATACTGAACTAATTGGGCGTTCCGAGTCAGGAATGCAAGGATCCCATCCGTCACTCCCCGTCCAGGTCACCCGACTCCGGCGCCGGCGGGGTGCGGAGCGCCTCGTTGCGATCCCCTGCCGCCCGTCCCTGCGATACAGGTTCGCCACTGGTTACGCTACAGGTTCGCCAGAAGGCAGGTAGGGCTGCCTTCCCTGAGGCGCGCGGTGCGTCATGCCTCGACCTCCTCGAGCTCGGAGGGGAGGTCCATGTCGTCGGCGTCCAGGGTCGTCGAGCAGTCGAGGTCGTCGAGTGCCTCGTCCTTCTCGCCGAGGAGGTCGGGACGGATCAGGATCCGGTGATCGGGGCGGATGCCGAGGAAGTGACGGTCGAAGGCCGCGTGATGGAGCTTGCGGAGGGAGAGGCCGTTCGGGACCGTCGGGACGCCTCCTCCTCTCGGTCCTCGATGATGTGCGCGGCGTCTACTTCTTCGAAGTGCCCTGGCTGCGCTCTGAAGAACGCTTTCGAAGCCTCTCCGTCGTCCAAGACCCACCGGACCCACCCTGGGGAGGCCAGGAATCGTCACCCCCGGTTGTCGGTTGCCAACCCTTACGCGTGTAGGGAACGGAACGGCGCGACTTCGAGCTTCGTTCTGCTGCATCGCGATCGTCAGTCTTCTCGGACATCGCTTCCCCTCTCCGGGCTGAAGAACTCGATCAGGTGGCAGTCCGCGTAACGAACCATAAGACCTTCCGAACGGGGAACAGGTTCCAGGAACTCCCCCTTCTCGGTCAATCGCCAGGCTGTCTCCAGGTACAAGCTCTCCGGCGTGGGATACGCGGAAGCATGCGACCGTCGGCCAAAGAACCCCCCGTACTTCTCCCCGGTCTTCAGGTGGATGAGAACCCAGAGCGTCTTGCGGGCGGAAAAGAAATAGTCCCAGGCGGTGGGCATCGGATGCAAGACCCATCCGCGGTCCGCGAGAAATGCGTGGAGCTTCCACCATCCAAGGGCGAGAAGCACGGGCGACACGATCACGACTGCGAAGACTCCGAACACGTAGAGCAGCGGGCGCGCGGGCCATTGGCCGCTCAGGAGCAGGATGAGCCAGGACATCACCCCCAGGTTGATCATGCTGAAGGACACGAGCGAGACGATGGAATCGGCAACGCGTTCGGCGTCGGTCGGCATCACCAGCTCGTACGTTTTGAGGGCAACGAAGCCGGGGACGACGAAGAAGAGAAAGAGTTCGAGGG comes from the Gemmatimonadota bacterium genome and includes:
- a CDS encoding Fic family protein → MRGCFVGKTWVWDPSVYAPSRYRKSCRYDAFVPETLAGNDFALPASVAGVVSDAEQAIMRLNAGVSPALAPLARLLLRTESIASSRVEGMQVGIRALARGEAILETGGRVAPTVREVLGNIDAMEAAIHRAASAGRIGVDHLREIHGELMAGSPNSRIAGVLRTGQNWIGGNDYNPCGADFVPPPPEDVVPLLEDLCDAIGEESLPPLVQAALVHAQFETIHPFGDGNGRTGRALIHLVLRRRGIATSYVPPISVVLAGERDRYIEGLTRFREGQIGRWVEQFSSAAASAAGLASAYQGAVGALTRTWRAQLSAGAAPRADAAAWAVIDVLAGYPVITAPVAEAVTGRAKAAIHNAIQQLVECEVLLPLSQSKRNRSWEAAGLLDLLERLESGLPPEPQVKPT
- a CDS encoding HNH endonuclease — its product is MTIPGLPRVGPVGLGRRRGFESVLQSAARALRRSRRRAHHRGPRGGGVPTVPNGLSLRKLHHAAFDRHFLGIRPDHRILIRPDLLGEKDEALDDLDCSTTLDADDMDLPSELEEVEA
- a CDS encoding DUF6338 family protein, coding for MPALDLETLELFLFFVVPGFVALKTYELVMPTDAERVADSIVSLVSFSMINLGVMSWLILLLSGQWPARPLLYVFGVFAVVIVSPVLLALGWWKLHAFLADRGWVLHPMPTAWDYFFSARKTLWVLIHLKTGEKYGGFFGRRSHASAYPTPESLYLETAWRLTEKGEFLEPVPRSEGLMVRYADCHLIEFFSPERGSDVRED